The sequence AGCGACCTTGAGATTGGCATCGGTGCGGGCACGGCTTTCCAACGCTTCGATCGCCGAACGGCGCCCGTAAAGTTCGGCGCCGACGAGCGCTGCCGCAATCAGCATCGCAGATGCAGTTAGAAAGAAGATCCAGGCCCGACGCGCCTGCCGAATGACATCCGGCGGAGTTCGAACTTTGTCAGTGGTTGACCGCTGAAGCATGACCAAGAATGTGCGTATTCTCGCACAATGGTCAAATCATTTTGTGCGAAAAGGCGCCCAGCTGAATTCGCTTTCCCGATCGGATTGTCGAAAACATACGAAAAAACAGGGGTTTAGGGGCGTGGAAGCAAACTGGCATGGCCGTTGCAATGTGTCTGCAAACAGCCGGGTGGCTGTTGAATTACCAGATATCCGCATCATCCGCCCCGGGAGGCCGTTTTTCGGTTTGGGGCTTTATGGAGGACACTATGGGTGTAGCAATTCCAGCCTCGCCGGCGCGCGGCAAAGTTCCATTCTACCGGCATCTCTATGTGCAGGTCGTTTTCGCGATCTGTGCAGGCATTCTTCTCGGGCACTTCTACCCCGAACTCGGCACGGCGCTGAAACCGCTGGGCGATGCCTTTATCAGGCTCGTCAAGATGATCATCGCGCCGGTCATTTTCCTGACGGTGGCAACCGGCATCGCCGGGATGTCCGATCTGCACAAGGTCGGGCGCGTCGCCGGCAAGGCGATGATCTACTTCCTCGTCTTTTCGACGCTCGCACTTGCCGTCGGTCTTGTCGTTTCCAACGTCATCCAGCCGGGTGCGGGCATGCATATCGATCCGGCCACGCTCGACGCCAAGGCGGTGGCGACCTATGCCGAAAAGGCCCACGACTCGACCATCACTGGCTTCTTGATGAATATCATCCCGACGACCATCGTCGGTGCTTTCGCCGACGGCGACATCCTGCAGGTGCTGTTCTTCTCGGTGCTGTTCGGTATTGCGCTTGCCATGGTCGGCGACCGCGGCCGGCCAGTGGTGGATTTCCTGCAGGCTTTGACGACGCCGATCTTCCGCCTCGTTGCGATCCTGATGAAGGCGGCCCCCATCGGAGCCTTTGGTGCGATGGCTTTTACGATCGGCAAATACGGCATCGGTTCGATCGCCAATCTTGCCATGCTCATCGGCACCTTCTATCTGACGTCACTGCTTTTCGTCTTGATCGTGCTTGGCGGCGTTGCCCGCTACAACGGCTTCTCGATCCTGGCGCTGATCCGCTACATCAAGGAGGAACTGCTGCTTGTCCTGGGTACGTCGTCGTCGGAAGCAGCCCTTCCCGGTCTCATGGCGAAGATGGAACAAGCCGGCTGCAAGCGCTCCGTCGTAGGCCTTGTGATCCCGACCGGCTATTCCTTCAATCTCGACGGCACCAACATCTACATGACGCTGGCAGCCTTGTTCATCGCACAGGCGACGGACACGCCGCTGTCCTTCGCTGACCAGATCCTGCTTTTGCTGGTAGCAATGCTGAGCTCAAAGGGTGCTGCAGGCATCACCG is a genomic window of Rhizobium etli 8C-3 containing:
- a CDS encoding dicarboxylate/amino acid:cation symporter, which encodes MGVAIPASPARGKVPFYRHLYVQVVFAICAGILLGHFYPELGTALKPLGDAFIRLVKMIIAPVIFLTVATGIAGMSDLHKVGRVAGKAMIYFLVFSTLALAVGLVVSNVIQPGAGMHIDPATLDAKAVATYAEKAHDSTITGFLMNIIPTTIVGAFADGDILQVLFFSVLFGIALAMVGDRGRPVVDFLQALTTPIFRLVAILMKAAPIGAFGAMAFTIGKYGIGSIANLAMLIGTFYLTSLLFVLIVLGGVARYNGFSILALIRYIKEELLLVLGTSSSEAALPGLMAKMEQAGCKRSVVGLVIPTGYSFNLDGTNIYMTLAALFIAQATDTPLSFADQILLLLVAMLSSKGAAGITGAGFITLAATLSVVPSVPVAGMALILGIDRFMSECRALTNFVGNAVATVVVARWENELDQTKFAAAMAGDLPEIGDVTVPSLQAAE